A window of Paenibacillus sp. 19GGS1-52 contains these coding sequences:
- a CDS encoding ABC transporter permease subunit — protein sequence MSDTVLDKPVKIQKTRKRRVDPEIGVSLSWKTLKMQKQLIFMSVPIAIYLIIFNYAPIWGWVMAFQNYRPALPFGKQEWVGLQQFKFLFEDDTFLMVLRNTIAMSFINLVLGTTTAIGLALLLNEIKIKFFKRIVQSISYLPHFLSWVIAAGIVATSLSIDDGIVNIILMKLHFIKEPIMWLSEGKYFWGIIGASNVWKEVGWGTIIYLAAITSIDPSLYEAASIDGAKRLQKMRYVTLPGIKATFVILLIMNIGHILDAGFELQYLLGNGLTVDWSQTIDIFVVKYGISMGNYSLATAAGIFKTIVSVILVFIANYIAKRLGEERLV from the coding sequence ATGTCTGATACCGTACTGGACAAACCGGTCAAAATACAGAAGACCAGAAAACGCAGAGTCGATCCGGAAATCGGTGTGAGTCTTAGCTGGAAGACGCTGAAAATGCAGAAGCAGCTTATTTTCATGTCCGTACCGATTGCCATTTATTTAATTATCTTTAACTATGCTCCCATTTGGGGCTGGGTAATGGCCTTTCAGAACTACCGCCCGGCGCTCCCCTTCGGCAAGCAAGAGTGGGTAGGCTTGCAGCAGTTCAAATTTCTGTTTGAGGATGATACCTTTTTAATGGTACTGCGCAATACGATTGCCATGAGTTTCATAAACCTTGTACTTGGTACTACTACGGCTATCGGCTTGGCTTTGCTGCTAAATGAGATCAAAATCAAGTTTTTCAAGCGTATCGTTCAGTCTATTTCGTATTTGCCGCACTTCTTGTCCTGGGTTATCGCAGCGGGCATCGTTGCCACTTCGCTGTCGATTGATGACGGAATTGTCAATATCATCTTAATGAAGCTTCACTTTATTAAAGAACCGATTATGTGGCTCAGTGAAGGGAAATATTTCTGGGGCATTATCGGGGCTTCGAACGTGTGGAAAGAGGTGGGCTGGGGCACCATCATTTATCTGGCAGCCATTACCTCGATCGATCCTTCTCTGTATGAGGCAGCGTCCATTGACGGCGCCAAGCGTCTTCAGAAGATGCGCTATGTCACTCTTCCGGGGATTAAAGCCACATTCGTTATTTTGTTGATTATGAACATCGGACATATTCTGGATGCCGGCTTTGAACTTCAATATTTGCTTGGTAACGGGCTTACTGTGGACTGGTCGCAAACCATTGATATCTTTGTAGTGAAGTATGGTATTTCTATGGGGAATTATTCTCTGGCTACGGCGGCAGGGATCTTCAAAACCATCGTCAGTGTCATTCTCGTATTCATCGCAAATTATATCGCAAAACGCCTCGGCGAAGAGCGATTAGTATAG
- a CDS encoding extracellular solute-binding protein gives MHKKVKRSARALAVGVFTVALALSGCSSNNSNGNSANGATASPVANGDDNAPATFSVFLASPGQTPTEDNKILKLIKEKTGVSFNTELLVGDLQQKLGVMIAGGDYPDIMSGDDKLLNAKAYIPLEDLIEKYAPNLKKHYAGVWNQIKDETDGHIYVLPSYGVYQGKITEPTYQGPGFWLQKSVLEEMGYPTPKTLDEYFDIIAKYKEKHPDMIGFESLNFDWRVFPLQNAPEHLAGHPNDGGVVVDNNKAQIFADKDISKTYYKKLNVINAQGLMDKEAFVQNYDQYLAKIASGKVIGMFDQHWNFQDGETSLISQGKRENTYIGFPLLYPGAEEWYRDRGAVGTNRGLGISINAKDPVRIIKFLDQMITEDWQKTLQWGTKGEDYEVKEDGTFYRTPEERTNADQTSWQLANKITTMFGYMPKIQGTYSDGNAADAGTQPQEFFDSLKPSDQKILKAYNKKTWSEFFKEPKENNIYFPAYSIVLKDGSAAKLAQSKLNDLEVKYLPKAIMASPAEFDGVWQDYVDHIHKLDIKAYEDRINEGIQLRIKNWSVK, from the coding sequence ATGCATAAAAAGGTAAAACGTTCCGCCAGAGCGCTGGCGGTCGGTGTATTCACGGTTGCACTGGCTCTGTCAGGCTGCAGCTCGAACAATTCAAACGGCAATTCAGCTAATGGGGCAACGGCTAGTCCAGTCGCAAATGGAGACGACAATGCTCCGGCAACATTCTCGGTATTTTTGGCTAGTCCCGGGCAGACGCCTACGGAGGACAACAAGATTCTCAAACTGATTAAAGAAAAAACCGGCGTCAGCTTCAATACGGAGCTTCTGGTGGGCGACCTGCAGCAGAAGCTGGGGGTTATGATTGCCGGAGGAGACTACCCGGACATTATGTCGGGCGATGACAAATTACTCAATGCCAAGGCGTACATTCCGCTTGAAGATTTGATTGAGAAGTACGCTCCCAACCTGAAGAAGCATTATGCCGGGGTCTGGAATCAGATCAAGGATGAGACCGACGGACATATCTACGTTTTGCCAAGCTATGGTGTATATCAAGGTAAAATTACCGAACCGACTTACCAGGGACCAGGCTTCTGGCTTCAAAAGTCTGTGCTTGAGGAAATGGGATATCCGACACCGAAGACTCTTGATGAGTATTTCGATATCATTGCCAAATATAAAGAGAAGCACCCGGATATGATCGGATTTGAATCGCTCAACTTCGACTGGCGTGTATTCCCGCTTCAGAACGCTCCTGAGCACTTGGCGGGCCATCCGAATGACGGGGGCGTTGTTGTAGACAACAACAAAGCGCAGATTTTTGCCGATAAGGACATTTCCAAGACCTATTATAAGAAGCTTAATGTAATTAACGCTCAAGGTTTGATGGATAAAGAAGCTTTCGTACAGAACTATGACCAGTACCTGGCCAAAATCGCAAGCGGCAAGGTCATCGGTATGTTTGACCAGCACTGGAACTTCCAAGATGGAGAAACCTCTTTGATCTCTCAAGGCAAAAGAGAAAATACGTATATCGGCTTCCCTCTGCTCTATCCGGGCGCGGAGGAATGGTATCGTGACCGCGGAGCGGTCGGCACCAACCGCGGATTAGGTATTTCGATCAATGCCAAGGACCCTGTCCGGATTATCAAATTCTTGGATCAGATGATTACAGAAGATTGGCAGAAAACTCTCCAATGGGGAACCAAAGGCGAAGACTATGAAGTGAAGGAAGACGGCACGTTCTACCGGACGCCGGAAGAGCGGACGAACGCAGATCAAACAAGCTGGCAGTTGGCTAACAAAATCACGACTATGTTTGGTTATATGCCGAAAATTCAAGGTACCTACAGCGACGGGAATGCAGCGGATGCCGGAACTCAACCGCAGGAATTCTTCGACAGTCTGAAACCTTCTGATCAGAAAATCCTGAAAGCGTATAACAAGAAAACATGGTCCGAATTCTTCAAGGAACCGAAAGAAAATAATATCTACTTCCCTGCTTACTCCATCGTTCTTAAGGACGGTTCGGCAGCCAAGCTTGCGCAGTCCAAGCTGAATGACCTTGAAGTCAAATATTTGCCGAAGGCCATTATGGCCAGTCCGGCTGAATTTGATGGGGTCTGGCAAGATTATGTCGACCACATTCATAAGCTGGACATCAAGGCTTATGAAGACCGGATAAATGAAGGAATCCAGTTGCGCATCAAAAACTGGAGTGTGAAGTAG
- a CDS encoding family 43 glycosylhydrolase, with protein MTKKQGLNPYLPSWEYVPDGEPYVFEGRVYVYGSHDRFNGHAFCLNDYVCWSAPEENLADWRYEGVIYRTTDDPLNLEGSMCLYAPDVTVGPDGRYYLYYVLDKVPVVSVAVCDTPGGKYEFYGYVRYADGTRLGERKGDEPQFDPGVLTEGENTYLYTGFCAYGDPSRHGAMAMVLGPDMLTIVEEPVFVAPSQSYSKGSGFEDYEFFEAPSIRKRGDIYYLIYSSISMHELCYATSKHPTKDFKYQGVIVSNCDLHIDSYKPAGQPMYYGGNNHGSIVEINGEWYIFYHRHTNGMAFSRQGCIERIEFRGDGTIPQVEMTSCGPNGGPLEGRGEYPAYLACHLFCKDQEMYTGGFGRIGAWMDSRFPKITQDGMDGEEEIGYIANMTDSATAGFKYFTCEGVKKVKIKVRGYCQGIFEVKTSWDGPALGRIPVNFANVWEEYSTALVIPDGVQALYFTYTGTGGASLASFTLE; from the coding sequence ATGACAAAAAAACAAGGATTAAATCCGTATCTCCCGTCTTGGGAATATGTACCTGACGGTGAACCATATGTATTCGAAGGCAGAGTGTATGTGTATGGATCGCATGACCGTTTTAACGGACACGCCTTTTGCTTAAATGACTATGTCTGCTGGTCTGCGCCGGAGGAGAATCTGGCCGACTGGCGGTATGAGGGTGTAATCTACCGGACTACAGATGATCCGCTTAATCTTGAAGGAAGCATGTGCCTGTATGCTCCTGATGTCACTGTGGGACCGGATGGGCGGTACTATCTCTACTATGTACTGGACAAGGTTCCCGTTGTTTCGGTGGCTGTCTGCGATACTCCAGGCGGTAAATATGAATTCTACGGCTATGTGAGATATGCCGATGGAACGCGCCTGGGAGAGCGGAAAGGCGACGAGCCGCAGTTTGATCCGGGCGTGCTGACCGAAGGTGAGAATACCTACCTCTACACCGGATTCTGCGCATATGGAGACCCATCCAGACACGGCGCAATGGCAATGGTGCTTGGCCCGGATATGCTCACGATTGTCGAAGAGCCTGTATTTGTTGCGCCGAGCCAGTCATACAGCAAGGGGAGCGGATTCGAAGATTACGAGTTCTTTGAAGCACCTTCCATCCGCAAAAGGGGAGATATCTACTACCTTATCTATTCCTCGATCTCCATGCATGAGCTGTGCTATGCGACCAGTAAGCATCCGACCAAAGACTTCAAGTACCAGGGAGTCATTGTTAGCAATTGTGATCTTCATATCGATTCGTACAAGCCGGCGGGACAGCCGATGTATTATGGCGGCAATAACCATGGCAGCATTGTTGAAATCAACGGGGAATGGTACATTTTCTATCACCGGCATACCAATGGGATGGCATTCTCCCGGCAGGGCTGCATCGAGAGGATTGAATTCCGCGGGGATGGCACGATCCCCCAGGTGGAGATGACTTCCTGCGGTCCAAACGGAGGGCCGCTTGAAGGCCGGGGAGAATATCCGGCATACCTGGCCTGTCATTTGTTCTGCAAAGATCAGGAGATGTACACCGGAGGCTTCGGTCGTATCGGAGCATGGATGGACAGCCGGTTTCCAAAGATTACTCAGGACGGCATGGATGGCGAAGAGGAAATTGGCTATATTGCCAATATGACGGATTCGGCTACCGCCGGGTTTAAATATTTTACTTGCGAGGGAGTCAAGAAAGTCAAGATCAAGGTGCGCGGATATTGCCAGGGCATCTTTGAAGTGAAAACGTCGTGGGATGGACCGGCTCTCGGACGGATACCGGTAAACTTCGCGAATGTCTGGGAGGAATACTCCACTGCACTGGTTATTCCGGATGGTGTACAAGCACTTTATTTTACGTATACCGGCACTGGCGGTGCCAGTTTGGCCTCTTTTACTTTGGAATGA
- a CDS encoding response regulator transcription factor — protein sequence MLKVLFADDEPLMLEGLRILVEWEELDFEVCGEAMDGEDALQLIHSTRPDLVITDVRMPVIDGLELIKKFAESDFQPKFIIFSGYADFEYAKEALRYGVSNYLTKPLDERELTEALLTVAEQIRAERKHASRQELVSAFIQAEAVSRLLMRENTSEEVKEALKALDIHPGSRICCVLVQGDSPDSLHLRSQVYSMNVKEAFRNITAYPFMAGSHKHGYLLVSPPEGPELEPVMLASWINEMRTQYNGLVLFSASLEHQGTSFLNAAYHEALAAELCRSDLNTRGISFFQQQDKDGMALLAAGLKRSLLQSVTEGQLDPSSSQLSDIFKIFSANSTSSAWIDAFLSNIKVELLREIDARGGESAVWADKWFPPRVTACCLPLFERQTAEDLNEVAEWFASADNNQEDLLVTAAIDYVRAHYQEKLKLQDIAKHLHVNSAYLGQRIKKRYGISFNEFLHEFRIEKAKKLLRQTNMCISDISERVGYSDADLFAAKFKALNGVSPSVYKKG from the coding sequence ATGCTTAAGGTACTGTTTGCCGACGATGAGCCGCTGATGCTTGAAGGACTTCGAATCCTGGTGGAATGGGAGGAGCTGGACTTTGAAGTGTGCGGCGAGGCAATGGATGGTGAAGATGCGCTGCAGCTTATTCATAGCACAAGGCCTGATTTGGTTATAACTGATGTACGTATGCCAGTGATCGATGGCCTTGAACTCATTAAGAAATTTGCTGAAAGCGATTTCCAACCAAAATTTATCATTTTTAGTGGTTATGCAGACTTTGAGTATGCCAAGGAAGCCCTTAGATACGGTGTGTCCAATTATTTGACCAAACCCTTGGATGAAAGAGAATTAACAGAGGCTCTGCTAACTGTAGCCGAACAAATACGCGCTGAGCGCAAGCATGCTTCACGGCAGGAATTGGTTTCCGCCTTCATACAGGCAGAAGCCGTATCCCGTCTTCTCATGCGTGAGAATACTTCAGAGGAAGTGAAAGAGGCACTTAAGGCGCTGGATATACACCCCGGCTCCCGGATATGCTGTGTATTGGTTCAGGGCGATTCGCCCGACAGCTTACATTTGCGAAGTCAAGTCTATTCCATGAACGTCAAGGAAGCGTTCCGCAATATAACCGCGTATCCTTTTATGGCCGGAAGCCATAAGCATGGCTATTTACTGGTTTCCCCGCCAGAAGGCCCAGAGCTTGAACCGGTGATGCTGGCAAGCTGGATAAATGAAATGCGGACTCAATATAACGGTCTAGTTCTTTTCTCGGCAAGCCTTGAGCATCAGGGAACTTCATTTCTGAATGCTGCCTATCACGAAGCGCTTGCCGCTGAACTATGCCGGTCGGATTTGAATACCCGCGGGATTAGTTTCTTCCAGCAGCAAGACAAGGATGGAATGGCGCTGCTTGCTGCAGGGCTGAAGAGATCGCTGCTCCAATCGGTTACCGAAGGGCAGCTTGACCCATCAAGCTCCCAACTGAGCGATATATTTAAAATTTTCTCGGCGAATAGTACTTCAAGTGCATGGATCGATGCTTTCCTGAGCAACATCAAAGTTGAATTGCTACGCGAAATCGACGCCAGAGGAGGAGAATCCGCAGTATGGGCGGATAAATGGTTTCCCCCTCGGGTAACTGCTTGCTGCTTGCCGCTGTTTGAACGGCAGACGGCGGAGGATCTGAACGAAGTGGCTGAATGGTTCGCCTCAGCGGACAACAATCAAGAGGACCTGCTCGTTACGGCGGCGATTGATTATGTCCGGGCGCATTATCAGGAGAAGCTGAAGCTGCAGGACATCGCGAAGCATTTGCATGTGAATTCTGCTTATCTGGGACAACGAATCAAGAAACGTTACGGCATTTCTTTTAACGAATTTCTTCATGAATTCCGAATTGAAAAAGCCAAGAAACTGCTGCGCCAGACGAATATGTGCATTTCGGATATCTCGGAACGTGTGGGATACTCGGATGCAGATTTGTTCGCGGCCAAGTTTAAAGCGCTGAATGGCGTCTCGCCTTCGGTGTACAAGAAGGGCTAA
- a CDS encoding carbohydrate ABC transporter permease — protein sequence MKSVTKSSGRIEPIVFHTINTIFMLFVVAITLYPFLHTLAVSLNDGSDTLAGGIYFWPRAWTMENYRAVFITGTIYHAAFISVARTVISTVLGVFLTTMLAYTMAQQQYIFRKKIGMLFILTMYFNAGLIPNYFLIKELGLLHSFMVYILPSMVSAFNLIIMRTYIRSLPGSLTESAKIDGAGEFRIFWKIIFPLCTPVLATVALFIAVGAWNSWFDTFLYASSDIKLSTLQYEMMKLLGSTMSTNNDPSSLAGNQHNQIQALVTPASIRAAITIVTAVPILFVYPFLQKYFVVGLNLGSVKE from the coding sequence ATGAAATCTGTGACGAAAAGTTCAGGCCGCATTGAGCCGATTGTATTTCATACGATCAACACGATATTTATGCTCTTTGTGGTTGCCATCACGCTCTATCCATTCCTCCACACGCTGGCTGTTTCTTTAAATGATGGCAGTGACACACTTGCCGGTGGAATTTATTTCTGGCCCCGTGCCTGGACTATGGAGAACTACAGAGCCGTCTTTATTACAGGGACGATCTACCATGCCGCTTTTATCTCTGTGGCCCGCACGGTGATCTCGACGGTATTAGGCGTTTTCCTGACCACCATGCTGGCATATACAATGGCGCAGCAGCAATATATTTTCCGTAAAAAAATTGGCATGTTGTTCATCCTGACCATGTATTTCAATGCCGGACTGATTCCGAATTACTTCCTTATTAAAGAGTTAGGTCTGCTTCATAGCTTTATGGTCTATATACTTCCAAGCATGGTCAGCGCGTTCAACCTGATTATCATGCGGACGTATATCCGGTCCCTTCCAGGCAGTCTTACGGAGTCAGCAAAGATCGACGGGGCAGGAGAATTCAGAATCTTCTGGAAAATCATCTTTCCGCTGTGTACACCCGTGCTGGCAACCGTTGCTTTGTTCATCGCCGTAGGCGCATGGAACTCTTGGTTCGATACATTCCTGTATGCCTCCTCGGATATCAAGCTCAGCACACTGCAATATGAAATGATGAAGCTGCTCGGTTCCACCATGAGCACGAACAACGATCCATCTTCGCTGGCAGGCAATCAGCACAATCAGATTCAGGCCCTGGTGACACCGGCTTCCATCCGTGCAGCCATCACTATCGTTACCGCAGTGCCGATTTTGTTCGTATATCCTTTCTTGCAGAAGTACTTCGTGGTAGGATTAAACTTGGGTAGTGTTAAAGAATAA
- a CDS encoding glycoside hydrolase family 95 protein yields the protein MTSVEHKQQLWYSQPAREWNEALPIGNGRLGAMIFGGTAEEKLQLNEDSVWYGGPRDRNNEDALPHLPKLRSLILEGKLREAEELAAMSMAGTPEAQRHYLPLGELLLSFGGHGQPAEDYRRELDLESGVSRIKYRIGEVRYTRELLASFPDQAIVIRISSDHKNGVSLKARFNRHSWRYLEKTEKWQNNGLAMSGDCGGHGGSSFAAVLRAVTEDGKCQTVGEYLLVDRASSVTLLLAAGTTFRNPDPELHAKRRLEELSCVSYEELLARHITDYRGLYGRVALTLPENLHQSELPTDERLKRIQKGEEDNGMIATYFQYGRYLLISSSRPGSLPANLQGIWNDSFTPAWDSKFTININAQMNYWPAEICNLAECHEPLFHLIERMREPGRVTARVMYGCGGFTAHHNTDIWADTAPQDTYLPASFWPLGAAWLCLHLWEHYRFSQDRYFLAQAYETMKEAAQFLLDYLVEDEEGRLITCPSVSPENTYKLPGGESGVLCAGASMDFQIIEALFRACIRSAEIIGRDEAFREELVAALARLPRPKIGKYGQIQEWMEDYEEVEPGHRHISHLFALYPGDSFTVEHTPELAEAARTTLERRLVSGGGHTGWSRAWIINFWARLQDEGKAYANVRALLEHSTLPNLFDNHPPFQIDGNFGGAAGIAEMLIQSHAEGIKLLPALPQSWSAGSVKGLRARGGYTLDFAWAEGLITEAVVNCAVSGPCRLGGPGLDSVSFNGEAGSSYTFTR from the coding sequence ATGACAAGCGTGGAACACAAGCAGCAGTTGTGGTACAGCCAACCGGCGCGGGAATGGAATGAGGCGTTGCCGATTGGGAATGGGCGGCTCGGTGCCATGATTTTTGGCGGTACAGCCGAAGAGAAGCTGCAGCTCAATGAGGATTCAGTATGGTACGGCGGCCCGCGCGACCGCAACAACGAAGATGCCCTGCCTCACTTGCCTAAGCTCCGCAGTCTGATTCTGGAAGGGAAGTTGCGGGAAGCGGAGGAGCTGGCAGCGATGTCGATGGCGGGAACTCCTGAAGCGCAGCGGCATTATTTGCCACTGGGAGAACTGCTGTTGTCCTTTGGAGGTCACGGCCAGCCTGCCGAAGACTACAGAAGAGAGCTTGATTTGGAGAGCGGTGTATCCCGGATCAAGTACCGGATCGGTGAGGTCCGATATACCCGTGAGCTGCTGGCAAGTTTCCCGGATCAGGCGATTGTCATCCGGATTTCCTCCGATCATAAGAACGGGGTTTCCCTGAAAGCGCGGTTTAACCGTCACAGTTGGAGATATCTGGAGAAAACTGAAAAGTGGCAGAACAACGGGCTGGCGATGAGCGGCGATTGCGGCGGCCATGGGGGTAGCTCCTTTGCTGCTGTCTTGAGGGCGGTCACGGAAGACGGCAAATGTCAGACCGTCGGCGAGTATTTGCTTGTGGATAGAGCAAGCTCGGTTACGCTGCTGCTTGCTGCGGGAACTACGTTCCGCAATCCCGATCCGGAGCTTCACGCCAAAAGACGGCTAGAAGAACTATCCTGTGTTTCCTATGAAGAGCTGCTGGCCCGGCATATCACGGATTACCGCGGACTGTATGGGCGGGTTGCGCTGACACTGCCGGAGAACCTGCATCAGAGCGAATTGCCGACCGACGAGCGACTGAAGCGGATTCAGAAGGGGGAGGAGGACAATGGTATGATAGCGACCTATTTTCAGTATGGCCGCTATTTGCTCATATCTTCCAGCCGCCCAGGCTCCTTGCCTGCGAATCTGCAGGGCATCTGGAATGACAGCTTCACTCCTGCATGGGACAGCAAATTCACGATTAACATCAATGCGCAAATGAACTACTGGCCAGCCGAAATCTGCAATCTGGCCGAATGCCATGAGCCGCTGTTTCATTTGATCGAGCGGATGCGGGAGCCGGGGCGGGTCACAGCCAGGGTTATGTACGGCTGCGGAGGGTTTACAGCGCACCACAATACGGATATCTGGGCAGACACGGCTCCGCAGGATACCTACTTGCCTGCTTCTTTCTGGCCGCTAGGTGCCGCCTGGCTATGCCTGCATCTATGGGAACATTATCGGTTCAGCCAGGATCGCTATTTTCTGGCGCAGGCATATGAGACGATGAAAGAGGCGGCTCAGTTCCTATTAGATTATTTGGTGGAAGACGAAGAAGGCCGGCTGATTACCTGCCCATCCGTCTCCCCTGAGAACACCTATAAGCTGCCGGGCGGCGAATCGGGTGTGCTCTGCGCCGGGGCTTCAATGGATTTTCAGATTATTGAAGCGCTCTTCAGGGCATGTATCCGCAGTGCGGAGATTATCGGCAGGGACGAGGCGTTCCGTGAAGAGCTCGTAGCTGCTCTGGCAAGGCTTCCAAGGCCGAAAATCGGGAAATACGGCCAGATTCAAGAATGGATGGAGGATTATGAAGAGGTGGAGCCGGGGCATCGTCACATCTCCCATCTGTTTGCGCTGTACCCCGGCGACTCCTTCACCGTGGAGCATACGCCGGAACTGGCTGAAGCCGCCCGGACGACGCTGGAACGCAGGCTGGTCAGCGGCGGAGGCCACACCGGCTGGAGCCGGGCCTGGATCATCAATTTCTGGGCCAGATTACAGGATGAGGGCAAGGCCTATGCGAATGTCCGCGCTTTGCTGGAGCATTCCACGCTGCCCAACCTGTTTGACAACCACCCGCCGTTCCAGATTGACGGCAATTTTGGAGGAGCGGCGGGGATTGCCGAGATGCTGATCCAGAGCCATGCCGAGGGAATCAAGCTGCTGCCCGCGCTACCGCAAAGCTGGAGCGCGGGCAGCGTCAAGGGCCTGCGGGCGAGGGGAGGATATACCCTCGATTTCGCGTGGGCGGAGGGACTAATTACTGAAGCGGTTGTGAATTGCGCGGTTTCCGGTCCATGCCGGCTGGGAGGTCCTGGTCTTGATTCCGTTTCGTTCAACGGAGAAGCCGGAAGCTCCTATACGTTCACCCGTTAA